A single region of the Procambarus clarkii isolate CNS0578487 chromosome 94, FALCON_Pclarkii_2.0, whole genome shotgun sequence genome encodes:
- the LOC123747341 gene encoding beta-1,3-galactosyltransferase 5, producing the protein MRHIAAADNMVTKCIRISKLRLLGKVVVIAVAVVFTRVCLTLVLDFSSGGYLPAFSITTSPANDTSDEDRGNPEQFIPDNPSKSPVGQPAVVPDKYHIEEEDFCRRQGDLQVVAFVHSAISRVENRRHTRATWANSTIHGFQLGVVFMVGRAKTKQEEDIVREESSLYHDIVQGDYADDYRLLSYKALAAINWVLGHCSHVPWTLHADDDLILDVFLLQEFIQNLNSSQEQFQCRAIMKSPVRRKGRYKVARNEYPGRVYPPYCQGPVWLLSTQHLHKLLQASKTVNYLWVDDAYLTGLLRAKANISIANIKAKVGTGKFDMKDIGTKLAWFHLKKVKMADIWPAVVRHHQKTKTKVTEIVSKNVSTVTAVPTA; encoded by the exons ATGCGACATATTGCTGCAGCCGACAACATGGTAACCAAGTGCATACGTATTTCAA AGTTACGGCTGCTGGGGAAAGTGGTGGTGATTGCCGTTGCCGTGGTCTTCACGAGGGTCTGCCTGACCCTCGTCCTAGACTTCTCTAGCGGCGGCTACCTTCCAGCCTTCTCAATTACCACCAGCCCGGCCAACGACACCAGCGACGAAGACCGCGGTAATCCTGAG CAATTCATCCCTGACAACCCATCTAAGAGCCCAGTCGGGCAGCCGGCCGTAGTGCCCGACAAGTATCATATCGAAGAGGAGGACTTCTGCAGGCGCCAGGGAGACCTGCAGGTGGTGGCCTTCGTGCACTCCGCCATCAGCAGGGTGGAGAATCGCAGACACACCCGCGCCACCTGGGCAAACTCCACCATCCACGGCTTCCAGCTCGGGGTCGTCTTCATGGTGGGACGCGCCAAGACCAAACAGGAAGAGGACATCGTCAGGGAGGAAAGCAGCTTGTATCATGACATTGTGCAG GGCGACTACGCCGACGACTACCGCCTGCTGAGCTACAAGGCGCTGGCGGCCATCAATTGGGTCTTGGGCCACTGTTCCCACGTGCCTTGGACCCTCCACGCCGACGATGACCTCATCCTCGACGTCTTCCTTCTGCAGGAGTTCATCCAGAACCTCAACAGCTCCCAGGAACAGTTCCAGTGTAGGGCCATAATGAAGAGTCCAGTACGCCGGAAAGGCAGGTATAAAGTGGCGAGGAACGAATACCCAGGGAGGGTGTACCCGCCGTACTGCCAGGGGCCGGTGTGGCTACTCtccacccaacacctccacaaACTCCTTCAAGCCTCCAAAACAGTCAATTATCTGTGGGTGGACGACGCCTACCTCACTGGCCTGCTTCGCGCCAAGGCCAACATTTCTATAGCCAATATAAAGGCCAAGGTCGGCACCGGTAAGTTCGATATGAAGGATATCGGTACAAAACTAGCGTGGTTCCACTTGAAGAAGGTAAAGATGGCGGACATCTGGCCAGCTGTCGTGCGGCATCACCAGAAAACCAAAACAAAGGTAACAGAAATTGTCAGTAAAAATGTGTCAACTGTGACGGCGGTACCAACAGCGTGA